Genomic window (Planococcus sp. MSAK28401):
GTGACGACGCCCGGGTTGAAAAACGTTTACCGGATTATAGATAGGGAAAATGGAAAATCAGAAGGTGATTACATCACGATGCACGACGAAAACCCGGCTTCTGAAGAACGTTTGAAAATGTTCCACCCAGTCCATACATTCGTCTCGAAGTTCGTCACCAACTTCGATGCCGTCAATATTCATCAACAAGTCATCAAAGCAGGCCAAGTCGTCTACGAAAACCCGCCGCTTGAGGAAATACAGAAGTATGCGGTAGGAACGCTCGATTTGCTTTGGGAAGAGTACAAACGGTCACTTAACCCGGAAGAATACCCGGTCGATTTAAGTGAAAAATGTTGGAACAATAAAATGCAGAATATCCAGGAAGTACGGGAATCGGTTCAGGAATTCACCAACAAATAAGGGGGATCCATATGTCGACATTACAACAGCAGATTATCAATGAATTGAAGGTAGCACCTTCCATTAATCCACAGGAAGAGATCAAGCGCACGGTCGAATTCCTCAAAGAATACTTAAAGCACCATTCATTCCTAAAAGGTTTTGTGCTCGGTATTTCCGGCGGGCAGGATTCGACGCTTGCCGGCAAACTGGCACAAATGGCCGTTGATGAACTGAATGAGGAAACAGGCGACCAAATTTATAGTTTTTACGGTGTGCGCCTGCCATACGGCGTCCAAGCCGATGAGCACGATGCTCAGGATGCCATCAAATTTATCCAGCCGACGAAAGTCTATACCATTAACATCAAAGAAGCTGTCGATGGCAGCGACCGCGCGCTAGAGGCGGAGGGCATCAAGCTGACCGATTTTGCAAAAGGCAACGAAAAAGCGCGTGAACGCATGAAAGCCCAATATTCGGTGGCGGCAATGCACAATGCGGTCGTGCTCGGTACTGACCATGCAGCTGAAGCGATTACCGGTTTCTATACGAAATATGGCGATGGTGCGGCTGATGTGGTGCCTTTGTTCCGGTTGAACAAGCGGCAAGGACGTGAAATGTTGAAGGCGCTCGGCTCACCGGAGCATTTGTATACGAAAGTACCGACAGCCGACTTGGAAGAAGATAAACCGGCCATTCCGGATGAAGTCGCGCTTGGCATCACTTACGAGCAGATCGACGATTATCTGGAAGGCAAGGAAATTGCCGATGATGCGCGTGAAAAACTGGAAGGCTATTACTTGAAA
Coding sequences:
- the nadE gene encoding ammonia-dependent NAD(+) synthetase — its product is MSTLQQQIINELKVAPSINPQEEIKRTVEFLKEYLKHHSFLKGFVLGISGGQDSTLAGKLAQMAVDELNEETGDQIYSFYGVRLPYGVQADEHDAQDAIKFIQPTKVYTINIKEAVDGSDRALEAEGIKLTDFAKGNEKARERMKAQYSVAAMHNAVVLGTDHAAEAITGFYTKYGDGAADVVPLFRLNKRQGREMLKALGSPEHLYTKVPTADLEEDKPAIPDEVALGITYEQIDDYLEGKEIADDAREKLEGYYLKTQHKRNLPVTIFDDFWKNN